The Chryseobacterium nakagawai genome has a segment encoding these proteins:
- a CDS encoding electron transfer flavoprotein subunit beta/FixA family protein has product MKILVCISSVPDTTSKINFTADKSAFDKNGIQWVINPLDEFALTKAVKLQESQGATVTVINVGDAATEPVIRKALAIGANDAVRVNLDPKDSYSTAKEIAAVAQNGGYDLILCGKESIDYNGGSVPGMVAQLLNQPFVNASVGLDVNGSEATAVREIEGGKETISVKLPAIIAGQKGLVDEKDLIIPNMRGIMSARTKPLQVVEPTSSEVKVQGVSYDSVPPRAAVKMVSPDNLDELVRLLHEEAKVI; this is encoded by the coding sequence ATGAAAATATTAGTTTGTATTAGTAGTGTTCCGGATACTACTTCCAAAATTAACTTTACAGCAGATAAATCTGCTTTCGACAAAAACGGAATTCAGTGGGTAATCAACCCGCTAGATGAATTTGCGCTAACAAAAGCGGTTAAACTTCAGGAATCTCAGGGAGCAACTGTAACAGTAATCAACGTAGGGGATGCTGCTACAGAACCTGTAATCAGAAAAGCATTAGCAATTGGTGCTAATGATGCAGTAAGAGTAAACCTTGATCCAAAGGATAGCTATTCTACAGCAAAAGAAATTGCTGCTGTAGCACAAAACGGAGGATATGATTTGATCCTTTGTGGTAAAGAATCTATTGATTATAACGGGGGTTCTGTACCAGGAATGGTTGCTCAATTATTGAATCAGCCTTTCGTAAATGCATCTGTAGGATTAGATGTAAACGGAAGTGAAGCTACTGCAGTAAGAGAAATAGAAGGCGGTAAAGAAACTATTTCAGTTAAGTTACCGGCAATTATTGCAGGTCAGAAAGGGTTGGTAGACGAAAAAGATCTTATTATTCCAAATATGAGAGGAATTATGTCTGCAAGAACAAAACCTTTGCAGGTGGTAGAGCCTACTTCTTCAGAAGTTAAAGTTCAGGGAGTATCTTATGACAGCGTTCCACCAAGAGCTGCTGTGAAAATGGTTTCTCCGGACAATCTGGATGAATTGGTAAGATTACTTCACGAAGAAGCTAAAGTGATCTAA
- a CDS encoding bifunctional nuclease family protein, giving the protein MDYKQLIIRGISYSQTQSGAYALLLEHEETHIKLPVVIGNFEAQSISLGLEKDIHPPRPLTHDLFSKFIVSTNYELVSVIIYQIVDGVFFSNINFKNKATEEELILDARTSDAVAMAVRFDAPIFTTQQVLNEAGILLELEDVSREEQTFSETVQTEDNLKSLSMEELQKLLDDAVKEEDYDTALEIQEEIKRRKKKID; this is encoded by the coding sequence ATGGATTATAAGCAGCTAATTATTCGCGGAATATCGTACAGTCAGACCCAATCTGGGGCGTACGCATTGTTACTGGAGCATGAGGAAACACACATAAAATTACCTGTTGTTATAGGAAATTTCGAAGCTCAATCTATCTCTCTTGGACTGGAAAAAGACATCCATCCACCGCGGCCACTTACCCACGACTTATTCTCAAAATTTATCGTTTCAACCAATTATGAGTTGGTTTCTGTAATCATTTACCAGATTGTAGATGGGGTATTCTTTTCAAATATCAACTTTAAAAATAAAGCAACTGAAGAAGAACTGATCCTTGATGCAAGAACTTCTGATGCTGTGGCTATGGCTGTAAGATTCGATGCACCTATCTTTACCACACAGCAGGTTTTAAATGAGGCCGGAATCTTATTGGAGCTGGAAGATGTATCAAGAGAAGAGCAGACTTTTTCAGAAACAGTCCAGACTGAAGATAACTTAAAATCCCTTTCTATGGAAGAACTTCAGAAGTTGCTGGATGATGCCGTTAAAGAAGAAGATTATGATACCGCCCTTGAAATTCAAGAAGAAATCAAGAGGAGGAAAAAGAAAATTGACTAA
- a CDS encoding acetyl-CoA C-acyltransferase — protein MKEVFIVSAVRTPMGSFMGSLSTVPATKLGATAVKGALDKIGLDPANVQEIYMGNVLQAGEGQAPARQVALGAGLSINTPSTTVNKVCASGMKAVTMAAQAIKAGDAEVIVAGGMENMSLVPHYYNARVATKLGDIKMQDGMVLDGLTDVYNKVHMGVCAEKCAADYSIKREDQDNFAIESYKRSAKAWSEGKFNDEIVPVSIPQRKGEPVIFAEDEEYKAVNFDRITTLPTVFKKEEGTVTAANASTLNDGASALILVSKEKMEELGLKPLAKIVSYADAAQEPENFTTAPAKALPIALKKAGLEVSDIDFFEFNEAFSVVGLANNKILGLDASKVNVNGGAVALGHPLGSSGSRIIVTLINVLKQNNAKYGAAAICNGGGGASAIVIENI, from the coding sequence ATGAAAGAAGTATTCATTGTTTCTGCAGTAAGAACACCTATGGGTAGTTTTATGGGTAGTTTATCAACAGTTCCGGCTACTAAATTAGGAGCTACTGCTGTAAAAGGAGCATTAGATAAAATTGGTTTAGATCCTGCTAATGTTCAGGAGATTTATATGGGGAATGTGCTACAGGCAGGAGAAGGACAAGCGCCGGCTCGTCAGGTAGCTTTAGGAGCTGGTCTTTCTATTAATACTCCTTCCACTACTGTCAATAAAGTATGTGCTTCAGGAATGAAGGCTGTAACAATGGCTGCACAAGCAATCAAAGCTGGTGATGCGGAAGTAATTGTTGCAGGGGGTATGGAAAATATGTCTTTGGTTCCTCACTATTATAACGCAAGAGTAGCTACAAAGCTGGGAGATATTAAAATGCAGGATGGTATGGTGTTGGACGGTCTTACAGACGTATACAACAAAGTACATATGGGAGTATGCGCAGAAAAATGTGCAGCTGACTACAGCATTAAAAGAGAAGATCAGGATAACTTCGCTATAGAATCTTATAAAAGATCTGCAAAAGCTTGGAGCGAAGGAAAATTCAACGATGAAATCGTACCGGTTTCTATTCCTCAGAGAAAAGGAGAGCCTGTAATCTTTGCTGAAGACGAAGAGTACAAAGCGGTAAATTTCGACAGAATTACAACACTTCCTACAGTTTTCAAAAAAGAAGAAGGAACGGTAACAGCAGCTAATGCATCTACATTGAATGATGGAGCTTCTGCACTAATCCTTGTTTCTAAAGAGAAAATGGAAGAATTAGGCTTGAAACCATTAGCAAAGATCGTTTCTTACGCTGATGCGGCACAAGAACCTGAAAACTTTACAACTGCTCCGGCTAAGGCATTACCTATTGCCCTTAAAAAAGCAGGATTAGAAGTATCAGATATCGATTTCTTTGAGTTTAATGAAGCTTTTTCAGTAGTAGGATTAGCTAACAATAAAATCTTAGGATTAGACGCTTCTAAAGTAAATGTAAACGGTGGAGCAGTAGCATTAGGACATCCGCTTGGAAGTTCAGGTTCAAGAATCATTGTTACTTTGATCAATGTATTGAAGCAAAATAATGCTAAATACGGTGCTGCAGCAATCTGCAACGGCGGTGGTGGAGCTTCTGCAATCGTGATTGAAAATATCTAA
- a CDS encoding MFS transporter: MSETENRQPNNIKNNPKIMKAWAVYDWANSVYSLVITSTIFPIYYSILTTAYEKKEYVTETKRWIDVPVRHAIKIFGNEYQPDAVYGYSLTISFFIVVLLSPFLSSLADTIGNKKSFLQFFCYLGATSCMGLAMFTGMHNVFLGLLFSITASVGFWGSLVFYNSFLPDIATPDRQDALSAKGYVYGYIGSVVLVVLCLVLIQVFAKGAAQQLLFTRISFLLTGAWWFGFSQYTFKHLPQFGDVKDKLPKDLVLLNYKNIFKKHEEQGGFFEVLKDNMSFYKDIAKESFHELFKVGGELFKDRNLKFFLSSFFFYSVGMQTIFLMATLFGKSEINLAQDKLIGTLLVIQIEAIIGAVIFSRLSKRIGNKNVISIAIFLWIVACLWAYFLNKENPTVEYQFYGVAAVVGLVMGGLQAMSRSTYSKLLPENSMENTTYFSFYDVLEKIAIIIGTFIFATLIEHFNNMRIAALSMTLFFGAGLILIRFLKVKMRKDRETL; the protein is encoded by the coding sequence ATGTCTGAAACTGAGAATCGACAACCCAACAACATAAAGAATAATCCAAAGATTATGAAAGCCTGGGCAGTATACGACTGGGCAAACTCTGTGTATTCCCTGGTGATTACTTCCACCATTTTTCCCATTTATTACTCTATTCTTACCACAGCGTATGAGAAGAAGGAATATGTGACGGAAACAAAAAGATGGATTGATGTCCCGGTAAGGCACGCCATTAAAATTTTCGGAAACGAATATCAGCCGGATGCAGTATATGGATACTCACTAACAATATCATTCTTTATTGTTGTATTACTGTCTCCATTTTTATCTTCATTGGCGGATACTATTGGAAATAAAAAATCATTCCTGCAGTTTTTCTGTTATCTGGGAGCAACATCATGTATGGGATTAGCAATGTTTACGGGAATGCATAATGTATTTCTGGGGCTTTTATTCAGTATTACAGCGAGTGTCGGTTTCTGGGGGAGTTTGGTGTTTTATAACTCATTCCTTCCGGATATTGCAACACCGGACAGGCAAGATGCACTTTCTGCAAAAGGATATGTGTATGGATATATCGGCTCTGTAGTTTTAGTGGTATTGTGTTTGGTGCTGATTCAGGTTTTTGCTAAAGGAGCAGCACAACAGTTGCTATTTACAAGAATCAGCTTCCTGTTGACTGGAGCATGGTGGTTTGGGTTTTCTCAATATACCTTCAAGCACCTTCCTCAATTTGGAGATGTTAAAGATAAACTTCCTAAAGATCTTGTGTTATTAAATTATAAAAATATCTTCAAAAAGCACGAAGAACAAGGCGGGTTCTTTGAAGTATTAAAAGATAATATGAGCTTTTACAAGGATATTGCCAAAGAAAGCTTTCATGAATTGTTTAAAGTAGGAGGCGAGCTATTCAAAGACAGAAATCTGAAGTTTTTCTTATCAAGTTTCTTCTTTTACAGTGTAGGAATGCAGACGATTTTCCTTATGGCAACCTTATTTGGAAAAAGTGAAATCAATTTAGCTCAGGATAAACTTATCGGAACTCTTTTGGTGATCCAGATTGAAGCTATTATCGGAGCCGTAATTTTCTCAAGATTATCCAAAAGAATAGGAAACAAAAACGTTATTTCAATTGCTATCTTCCTATGGATTGTAGCTTGTTTATGGGCTTATTTCTTAAATAAAGAAAATCCAACCGTAGAATATCAATTCTATGGAGTAGCAGCAGTAGTAGGATTGGTAATGGGAGGTCTTCAGGCAATGTCCAGATCTACATATTCAAAATTACTTCCGGAAAATTCCATGGAAAATACAACGTATTTCAGTTTCTATGATGTATTGGAAAAGATTGCCATTATCATTGGTACATTTATTTTTGCAACGTTAATTGAGCATTTTAATAATATGCGAATTGCAGCCTTGTCCATGACCTTATTCTTCGGTGCAGGATTGATATTGATCCGATTTCTGAAGGTGAAAATGAGAAAAGACAGAGAAA
- a CDS encoding dipeptidase has product MQETLNYINENKQRFVDELFELLRIPSISADPAYKDDVLKCADVCAEYLRNAGADHVEICETKGYPIVFGEKIIDANLPTVLVYGHYDVQPADPLELWRKPPFEPYIEKTELHPDGAIFARGAADDKGQFFMHLKAFEAMMKTNTLPCNVKFILEGEEEVGSVSLGDFVNENKEKLSCDCILISDTHIYSNEQPTVTTGLRGLSYVEVEVEGPNRDLHSGLYGGAVPNPIHVLSRMIANLIDEDGHITIDGFYDNVEIVSDADRTEMNKLKDNPEEFKKSIGLSNIEGEKGYTTLERASIRPTLDCNGIWGGYTGEGAKTVIPSKAFAKISMRLVPYQTPEEITEKFTKYFEKIAPDTVKVKVTPHHGGMPYVLQSDTKEFLAAKKAMETAFGKEVLPYRSGGSIPITSMFEKVLGAKSVLMGFGLDSDAIHSPNEHYGLFNFYKGIESIPLFFENYSK; this is encoded by the coding sequence ATGCAAGAGACATTAAATTACATTAACGAAAACAAACAGCGTTTCGTGGATGAATTATTTGAGTTATTGAGAATCCCTTCTATTTCTGCAGATCCGGCATATAAAGATGATGTATTGAAGTGTGCGGATGTGTGCGCAGAATACCTTAGAAATGCAGGAGCAGATCATGTTGAAATATGTGAAACTAAAGGGTACCCTATCGTTTTCGGAGAAAAAATTATAGATGCAAACTTGCCAACGGTTTTAGTTTATGGTCATTATGACGTACAGCCGGCAGATCCACTAGAATTATGGAGAAAACCACCTTTCGAACCTTATATTGAGAAAACTGAACTTCACCCAGACGGAGCCATCTTCGCAAGAGGAGCTGCAGATGATAAAGGACAATTCTTTATGCACCTGAAAGCATTTGAAGCAATGATGAAAACAAATACGCTTCCTTGTAACGTTAAATTTATTCTGGAAGGTGAAGAAGAAGTAGGATCTGTAAGTTTAGGTGACTTTGTGAACGAAAACAAAGAAAAACTATCTTGTGATTGTATTTTGATTTCGGATACACATATCTATAGCAACGAGCAACCAACTGTAACCACAGGATTGAGAGGGTTAAGTTATGTAGAAGTAGAAGTGGAGGGACCAAACAGAGACCTGCACTCAGGGCTTTACGGTGGAGCAGTTCCAAACCCGATCCATGTATTGTCAAGAATGATTGCTAATCTTATCGATGAAGATGGTCATATTACAATTGATGGATTCTACGATAATGTTGAGATTGTATCTGATGCAGACAGAACAGAAATGAATAAACTGAAGGATAATCCTGAAGAATTCAAAAAGTCAATCGGATTAAGCAATATTGAAGGAGAGAAAGGATATACAACTCTAGAAAGAGCTTCTATTCGTCCTACTTTAGACTGTAATGGTATTTGGGGTGGATATACTGGAGAAGGAGCTAAAACAGTAATTCCTTCCAAAGCTTTTGCTAAAATTTCAATGCGTTTGGTTCCTTACCAGACTCCTGAAGAAATTACAGAAAAATTTACAAAATATTTCGAAAAAATTGCTCCTGATACGGTAAAGGTAAAAGTAACACCGCATCACGGAGGAATGCCTTACGTACTACAAAGCGATACCAAAGAGTTCTTAGCAGCTAAAAAAGCTATGGAAACTGCATTTGGTAAAGAAGTATTACCATATAGAAGTGGAGGAAGTATTCCAATTACCTCTATGTTTGAGAAGGTTTTAGGAGCTAAATCAGTATTGATGGGCTTCGGATTAGATTCTGATGCGATCCACTCTCCAAACGAGCACTATGGATTATTTAATTTCTATAAAGGAATTGAAAGTATTCCATTGTTTTTTGAAAATTATTCAAAATAA
- a CDS encoding T9SS-dependent choice-of-anchor J family protein, whose protein sequence is MRRILLLSAFLGLASLNAQTTIFEDSFETYTDFAYTTGTVGNWTLRDLDGKQSYTINLATFPNQQIPKAFIVFNKAGIVPAPAATATQFNAKTGNKVMACFDVSSPAPLVNNDWLISPKFTLGSSGNNVSFWAKSINELYGAEKFNVYVSTTDTQTTSFTKLNASTIVTPSVVEWNQHTFNLDAYSGQAVYFAIQCVSDDQFALLIDDFKVTTTGTLATSEVSKKASSASSVYPNPVSDVLNIKSKEKVNGIEIYDISGRKVSADLDGDKVNTKNLNPGSYIINIETKEGKTTEKFIKK, encoded by the coding sequence ATGAGAAGAATTTTACTATTGAGCGCATTTTTAGGATTAGCCTCTTTAAATGCACAAACAACAATTTTTGAAGACAGTTTTGAAACTTACACGGATTTTGCCTATACAACAGGAACAGTAGGTAACTGGACTTTAAGAGATTTAGATGGAAAACAATCCTATACTATTAATTTAGCAACTTTTCCAAATCAACAAATACCTAAAGCTTTTATAGTTTTTAACAAAGCTGGTATTGTGCCGGCTCCTGCTGCTACTGCAACTCAGTTTAATGCAAAAACAGGAAACAAAGTGATGGCTTGTTTTGATGTGTCAAGCCCAGCTCCTCTAGTGAATAATGACTGGTTAATTAGTCCTAAATTTACTTTAGGATCTAGCGGGAATAATGTAAGCTTTTGGGCTAAATCAATAAATGAATTATATGGTGCAGAAAAGTTTAATGTTTATGTTTCAACAACAGATACACAGACCACAAGTTTTACAAAACTTAATGCAAGTACGATAGTAACACCGTCTGTTGTAGAATGGAATCAGCATACTTTTAATTTAGATGCTTACTCTGGACAGGCTGTTTATTTTGCCATACAATGTGTATCAGATGACCAGTTTGCTCTGTTAATCGATGATTTTAAAGTAACTACAACAGGAACGTTAGCCACTTCTGAAGTATCCAAAAAAGCTTCTTCAGCGTCGTCTGTTTACCCAAATCCTGTATCTGATGTTCTTAATATTAAATCTAAAGAAAAAGTAAACGGAATTGAAATCTATGATATCAGCGGAAGAAAAGTATCAGCCGATCTAGATGGAGATAAAGTAAATACTAAAAACCTGAATCCGGGAAGTTATATTATCAACATTGAAACAAAAGAAGGTAAAACTACCGAGAAATTTATTAAAAAATAA
- a CDS encoding nucleoside permease, whose product MNLKLRLTILSFLQFFVWGAWLITMANFWFGTKHWEGTQFGAVFGTMGIASIFMPTITGIIADRWVNAERIFSVLHILYGAMLFILPHSADPNSFFSVMLVAMCFYMPTIALANSISYTILKNNNMDVVKDFPPIRVWGTIGFIVAMWITNLSGNKATEGQFYIGGAVAIFLGIYALTLPKCPPQKLIDKSSPLSEQLGLNAFKLFGNYKMALFFLFSMLLGAALQLTNAYGDVFLSEFAHFPKYADSFVVQRSTIIMSISQVSETLFILAIPFFLKKFGIKKVMLMSMLAWVLRFGFFAYGVPDGFGLSLIILSCIVYGMAFDFFNISGSLFVETTTDKNIRSSAQGLFMMMTNGFGAVFGSYIAGWAIDKFFTYKFTTATDLSTYLETTPDNPTFLEILKNSFNAAVNSDGTLSSVVMVKDWQQIWLSFAIYSLVLAIFFAVLFKHKHKPEDVSSVSH is encoded by the coding sequence ATGAATTTAAAATTACGACTGACCATCCTCAGTTTTCTCCAGTTTTTTGTGTGGGGAGCATGGCTGATTACGATGGCGAACTTCTGGTTTGGTACTAAACATTGGGAAGGAACACAGTTTGGAGCTGTTTTCGGAACAATGGGAATTGCTTCTATTTTTATGCCAACCATTACTGGGATTATTGCTGACCGTTGGGTAAATGCCGAGCGTATATTTTCAGTATTACATATTCTTTACGGGGCTATGCTTTTCATATTGCCGCATTCTGCAGATCCTAATTCTTTCTTTTCGGTGATGCTTGTTGCAATGTGTTTCTATATGCCTACTATTGCTTTGGCTAATTCAATTTCCTACACTATTCTAAAGAATAATAATATGGATGTAGTGAAAGATTTCCCGCCAATCCGAGTATGGGGTACTATTGGCTTTATTGTAGCCATGTGGATCACTAACCTTAGTGGAAACAAAGCAACAGAAGGACAATTTTATATTGGAGGAGCAGTAGCTATATTCTTAGGAATTTACGCCCTTACTTTACCAAAATGTCCACCACAAAAGCTGATTGATAAAAGTTCACCTTTATCAGAACAATTAGGTTTAAATGCCTTCAAGCTTTTTGGAAACTATAAAATGGCATTATTCTTCTTATTTTCCATGCTTTTGGGAGCGGCTCTTCAGTTAACAAATGCTTACGGAGATGTTTTCTTAAGTGAATTTGCTCACTTCCCGAAATACGCTGATTCATTTGTAGTACAAAGATCTACAATCATTATGTCTATTTCCCAGGTTTCTGAAACCCTGTTTATTTTGGCAATTCCTTTCTTTTTGAAGAAATTTGGGATCAAAAAAGTAATGTTGATGTCCATGCTGGCATGGGTTTTAAGATTCGGTTTCTTTGCTTATGGAGTGCCGGATGGTTTCGGTTTATCCTTAATTATCCTTTCATGTATTGTATACGGAATGGCCTTTGACTTCTTTAATATTTCAGGTTCCCTTTTCGTAGAGACTACGACAGATAAAAATATCCGTTCTTCCGCGCAGGGATTGTTTATGATGATGACCAATGGCTTTGGGGCTGTTTTTGGAAGTTATATCGCAGGATGGGCTATAGATAAGTTCTTTACCTATAAGTTTACAACAGCTACAGATTTATCTACTTATTTGGAGACAACTCCTGATAACCCTACGTTTTTGGAGATTTTGAAAAACAGCTTCAATGCGGCAGTAAACTCTGATGGTACGCTTTCCTCTGTTGTTATGGTCAAAGACTGGCAGCAGATATGGTTATCATTTGCCATCTATTCATTGGTTCTTGCTATATTTTTTGCTGTATTATTCAAGCATAAACATAAGCCTGAAGATGTCTCTTCCGTGAGCCACTAA
- a CDS encoding SDR family oxidoreductase, translated as MLKHKTAYITGGTKGVGFGIAKILLENGISVAFSGRQKEDVMRAEDELKQYSPNVLGVVSDVRSLESETEAVQCVIEKFGRLDYVIANAGLGIFKPVDELSAEEWNDMIETNLTGVFYTLKASVEELKKTEGYYITISSLAGANFFENGTGYNASKFGVVGFTQAAMIDLRKYNIKSTVIMPGSVATYFNGNKPSEKDNWKIQPEDMGNLVLDILKMNSRVLPSKIEFRATNPGK; from the coding sequence ATGTTAAAACATAAAACAGCATATATAACAGGAGGAACCAAAGGAGTAGGTTTTGGAATTGCTAAGATTTTGCTTGAAAATGGAATTTCAGTAGCATTTTCGGGAAGGCAGAAAGAAGATGTCATGAGAGCTGAAGATGAACTTAAGCAATATTCACCTAATGTTTTGGGAGTTGTTTCTGATGTGAGAAGCCTGGAAAGCGAAACCGAAGCAGTACAATGTGTTATTGAAAAATTTGGGAGATTAGATTATGTGATTGCCAACGCTGGACTGGGCATATTTAAGCCTGTAGATGAGCTGTCTGCAGAAGAATGGAATGATATGATAGAAACCAATCTTACCGGTGTTTTTTATACTTTAAAAGCTTCAGTAGAAGAACTAAAAAAAACAGAAGGATACTATATTACTATTTCAAGTCTTGCAGGCGCTAATTTCTTTGAAAACGGGACAGGTTATAATGCTTCAAAGTTTGGAGTGGTAGGGTTTACCCAGGCTGCTATGATCGATTTAAGAAAATACAATATCAAATCTACTGTAATTATGCCAGGGTCAGTGGCTACTTATTTTAATGGAAATAAACCTTCAGAAAAAGATAACTGGAAGATTCAACCTGAAGATATGGGGAATCTTGTATTGGATATTTTAAAGATGAATTCAAGAGTTTTGCCTAGTAAAATTGAGTTTAGAGCAACAAATCCAGGTAAATAA
- a CDS encoding T9SS type A sorting domain-containing protein — translation MKKIYSIACSLLAVFFFAQQTISFEDNEGFMIGNIHGQGMWISTPTGGNPENVIHQTISTDIATDGSSALKIVRESMYGVQTEPIIGGFYNLAAPLISSNFSVSFDINMSQFSGSVFGFQGVNNMNEQTFVRVDFDNTGIINVLNKGINPQNMVATSGLWSPNQWYRIKVVGTAMEIRYYLNDILFYTEANTNSNTMDQLRFVHNNGLGMAYFDNIKINEELALSVKEIKANVKALTVYPNPAVDIIKINTSDRIKRIEVYDLTGKKINITLNGDKIDVRELSSGTYLLNIETEGQNFTKKFIKK, via the coding sequence ATGAAAAAAATTTACTCAATTGCATGCTCCTTATTGGCAGTATTCTTCTTTGCGCAACAAACGATTTCCTTTGAAGATAACGAAGGATTTATGATCGGAAATATTCACGGACAGGGCATGTGGATCAGTACTCCTACAGGAGGAAATCCTGAAAATGTTATCCATCAGACGATCAGTACGGATATTGCCACTGATGGAAGCAGCGCGCTGAAAATTGTCAGGGAATCTATGTATGGAGTCCAGACAGAACCTATTATTGGAGGATTTTATAATCTTGCAGCTCCACTTATCAGCTCCAACTTTTCAGTTTCATTTGATATTAATATGTCACAGTTCAGCGGATCAGTGTTTGGATTCCAGGGAGTAAATAATATGAATGAGCAAACGTTTGTAAGGGTTGATTTTGATAATACAGGAATAATAAACGTTTTAAATAAAGGAATTAATCCCCAGAATATGGTTGCTACTTCTGGATTATGGTCTCCCAATCAATGGTATAGAATAAAGGTTGTAGGGACAGCAATGGAAATCAGATATTATCTGAATGATATCTTGTTTTACACTGAAGCCAATACAAATTCTAATACAATGGATCAATTGCGGTTTGTACACAATAATGGGCTGGGAATGGCTTATTTTGATAATATTAAGATAAATGAAGAATTGGCACTGTCTGTAAAAGAAATAAAAGCGAATGTTAAAGCACTAACAGTATACCCCAACCCAGCGGTAGATATTATAAAAATAAATACTTCAGACCGTATAAAACGTATTGAAGTTTATGATCTCACAGGAAAAAAGATAAACATAACACTGAACGGGGATAAAATAGATGTAAGGGAGTTATCTTCTGGAACTTATTTGCTTAATATAGAGACAGAGGGACAAAATTTCACTAAAAAATTTATTAAAAAATAA
- a CDS encoding electron transfer flavoprotein subunit alpha/FixB family protein — protein MAVFVYAENINGVYKKAAFEAVSYAKAVADKAGDTVTAISVNPTDSSDLLYKYGASNVINIKDEGLKNFSAKAFAQAVSEVADGNIIVFPHTTDASSVAPMLAVMKNYSLITNVLEAPESLSPFQVKRRAFSGKGFMHAKAEGNGVIVTVSQNAFGVKENAVSGSEEVKNLSVANEDTKVISHEQSSGKLDLKEAEVVVSAGRGMKGPENWGMIEDLANVLGAATACSKPVSDIGWRPHTEHVGQTGKAISPNLYIAVGISGAIQHLAGVNSSKTIVVINSDPEAPFFKSADYGVVGDAFQIIPALTEKIKAIKG, from the coding sequence ATGGCAGTATTCGTATACGCAGAAAATATAAATGGAGTTTACAAAAAAGCAGCTTTTGAAGCAGTTTCTTATGCTAAAGCTGTTGCAGATAAAGCAGGAGATACCGTTACGGCAATCTCTGTAAACCCTACTGATTCTTCAGATTTATTATACAAATATGGAGCATCAAACGTTATCAATATCAAAGACGAAGGTCTTAAAAACTTCTCAGCAAAAGCATTTGCACAGGCTGTAAGTGAAGTAGCTGACGGAAATATTATCGTTTTTCCTCACACTACAGATGCTTCTTCAGTAGCACCAATGTTAGCCGTAATGAAGAATTACTCTTTAATTACTAATGTATTGGAAGCTCCGGAAAGCCTTTCTCCATTCCAGGTGAAGAGAAGAGCTTTCTCAGGAAAAGGTTTTATGCATGCAAAAGCTGAAGGAAACGGAGTCATTGTTACTGTTTCTCAAAATGCTTTTGGTGTTAAAGAAAACGCTGTTTCAGGTTCAGAAGAAGTGAAGAACTTATCAGTAGCTAATGAAGATACTAAAGTAATTTCTCACGAACAAAGTTCAGGTAAACTGGATCTTAAGGAAGCTGAAGTTGTTGTTTCTGCAGGTAGAGGGATGAAAGGTCCTGAAAACTGGGGAATGATCGAAGATTTAGCCAATGTGTTAGGAGCTGCTACAGCTTGTTCTAAGCCGGTTTCTGACATTGGATGGAGACCTCACACAGAACACGTAGGGCAAACTGGGAAAGCAATTTCTCCGAACCTTTACATTGCTGTGGGTATTTCTGGAGCAATTCAGCATTTAGCTGGAGTAAACTCTTCAAAAACGATTGTAGTAATCAATAGTGATCCTGAAGCACCATTCTTCAAGTCTGCTGATTATGGAGTAGTAGGAGATGCTTTCCAGATTATTCCTGCTCTAACAGAGAAAATTAAGGCAATTAAAGGATAA